Proteins encoded in a region of the Vitis riparia cultivar Riparia Gloire de Montpellier isolate 1030 chromosome 7, EGFV_Vit.rip_1.0, whole genome shotgun sequence genome:
- the LOC117919248 gene encoding DUF21 domain-containing protein At2g14520-like codes for MAVEYRCCGTGFFLHISIIALLVLFAGLMSGLTLGLMSMSLVDLEVLAKSGTPSDRKHALKILPVVRRQHLLLCTLLICNAAAMETLPIFLDSLVSTWGAILISVTLILLFGEIIPQAVCSQHGLAIGAAVAPFVRILVWICFPVAYPISKLLDRLLGKGHEALFRRAELKTLVDFHGNEAGKGGELTRDETTIITGALELTEKTARDAMTPISETFSVDINAKLDRDLMRLILEKGHSRVPVYSEQERNIIGLILVKNLLSIHPEDEVSVKNVTIRRIPRVLETMPLYDILNEFQKGHSHMAVVVGQNSHTVEHSGSELPTDVKDVRVDIYGDKHYPQEKMLRTKRTLKKCRSNTDDTDNSERGTSKSKKWGKGLHPEVLNIDDTPLPKLSEGEAIGIITMEDVIEEILQEEIFDETDHRHESS; via the exons ATGGCAGTAGAATACCGATGCTGCGGAACGGGGTTCTTTCTTCACATATCGATAATAGCTTTGCTAGTGTTGTTTGCTGGATTGATGTCTGGACTCACGTTGGGCCTCATGTCCATGAGCCTGGTTGATCTTGAAGTTCTTGCTAAGTCTGGAACACCCAGTGATCGGAAACATGCTC TGAAAATCCTTCCAGTTGTGAGAAGACAACATTTATTGCTCTGTACCCTTCTAATCTGCAATGCTGCTGCCATGGAG aCACTTCCAATTTTTCTCGATAGCCTGGTTTCTACCTGGGGAGCTATCCTTATTTCTGTAACCTTGATACTACTCTTCGGTGag ATTATACCACAAGCAGTTTGTTCTCAACATGGATTGGCAATTGGTGCAGCAGTGGCTCCATTTGTTCGAATTCTCGTTTGGATTTGTTTTCCTGTCGCATATCCAATAAGCAAG CTACTAGACAGATTGTTGGGGAAAGGACATGAAGCTCTTTTTCGTCGAGCTGAGTTGAAAACACTGGTTGATTTTCATGGAAATGAG GCTGGAAAAGGAGGAGAACTTACACGAGATGAGACAACGATCATCACTGGAGCACTTGAACTCACTGAGAAAACAGCCAGGGATGCAATGACTCCTATATCTGAAACCTTTTCAGTTGATATTAACGCCAAACTTGACAG AGATTTGATGAGGCTAATCTTGGAGAAAGGACATAGCAGGGTTCCAGTTTATTCTGagcaagaaagaaatataattgGACTTATTTTG GTGAAGAACTTATTGAGCATCCATCCAGAAGATGAAGTGTCTGTAAAGAATGTCACTATTCGTCGGATCCCAAG AGTCTTGGAGACTATGCCTTTATATGACATACTAAATGAGTTTCAGAAAGGTCATAGCCATATGGCTGTTGTTGTAGGACAGAACAGTCACACAGTGGAGCATTCTGGCAGTGAACTCCCAACTGATG TGAAAGATGTGAGGGTGGACATTTATGGGGACAAGCATTATCCCCAAGAGAAAATGTTGAGGACCAAGAGAACACTCAAGAAGTGTAGAAGTAACACTGACGACACAGATAACTCAGAGAGAGGAACCTCAAAGAGCAAGAAGTGGGGAAAGGGCTTGCACCCAGAAGTTCTGAATATTGATGACACTCCCCTTCCAAAGCTCAGTGAAGGAGAAGCTATTGGCATAATAACAATGGAAGATGTCATTGAAGAAATCTTACAA GAGGAGATCTTTGATGAGACAGATCATCGCCATGAAAGCTCGTAG
- the LOC117919034 gene encoding 1-aminocyclopropane-1-carboxylate synthase 3-like: MKMLSRKATFNSHGQDSEYFLGWEEYEKNAYHEVENPSGIIQMGLAENQLSFDLLESWLAQNPDAAGFKRDGESIFRELALFQDYHGLPAFKKALVEFMSEIRGNKVSFDQNKLVLTAGATSANETLMFCLANPGEAFLLPTPYYPGFDRDLKWRTGVEIVPIQCSSSHGFQITESALEEAYQQAQKRSLKVKGVLITNPSNPLGTTTSRDELNLLVNFITAKGIHLISDEIYSGTVFDSPGFVSIMEVLMDRNYMNTEVWKRVHIVYSLSKDLGLPGFRVGAIYSNDVAVVSAATKMSSFGLVSSQTQYLLSVMLSDKKFTKNYVSENQKRLKQRHQMLISGLQNAGIDCLKSNAGLFCWVDMRHLLSSNTFEAEMELWKKILYDVRLNISPGSSCHCTEPGWFRVCFANMSEDTLNLALQRIKAFVDSSTTTNNNQSRHQSNKNQRRKSFTKWVFRLSFRDREASER; the protein is encoded by the exons ATGAAGATGCTGTCTAGAAAAGCCACCTTCAATTCCCATGGCCAAGATTCAGAATATTTCCTGGGATGGGAGGAATACGAGAAAAACGCATATCACGAGGTCGAGAACCCGAGTGGAATTATTCAGATGGGTCTGGCAGAGAATCAG CTCTCTTTCGATCTTCTGGAGTCCTGGCTCGCACAAAACCCAGATGCAGCTGGGTTCAAGCGAGATGGAGAATCGATATTCAGAGAGCTAGCTCTCTTCCAAGATTATCATGGCCTTCCTGCTTTCAAGAAG GCACTAGTAGAATTCATGTCAGAAATAAGAGGAAACAAAGTGAGCTTTGATCAGAACAAGCTAGTCCTCACTGCTGGGGCAACGTCCGCCAACGAGACACTCATGTTCTGCCTTGCTAACCCAGGCGAAGCTTTTCTCCTTCCCACCCCATACTACCCAGG ATTTGATAGAGATCTCAAGTGGCGTACCGGAGTTGAAATTGTACCGATACAGTGTTCTAGTTCGCATGGCTTCCAGATTACTGAATCCGCTCTCGAAGAAGCTTACCAACAAGCTCAAAAACGCAGCCTCAAAGTTAAAGGCGTATTGATCACCAACCCCTCAAATCCGTTGGGCACCACAACCAGCCGAGATGAGCTCAATCTCCTGGTTAACTTCATTACCGCAAAAGGAATCCATCTAATTAGCGACGAAATTTATTCCGGTACTGTTTTCGACTCACCAGGCTTCGTGAGCATCATGGAGGTTCTAATGGATAGGAACTACATGAACACTGAAGTTTGGAAAAGAGTTCACATTGTCTACAGTCTTTCGAAGGATCTGGGTCTTCCGGGTTTCAGAGTTGGTGCAATTTACTCCAACGATGTGGCAGTTGTATCTGCAGCAACAAAAATGTCAAGCTTCGGACTAGTCTCTTCCCAAACACAATACCTTCTCTCTGTCATGCTCTCCGACAAGAAATTCACCAAAAACTACGTTTCAGAGAATCAGAAAAGACTTAAGCAGAGACATCAAATGCTCATTTCTGGACTTCAAAACGCTGGCATTGACTGCCTCAAGAGCAACGCCGGTTTGTTTTGTTGGGTTGACATGAGACACCTCTTGAGCTCCAACACATTCGAAGCCGAGATGGAACTCTGGAAGAAAATTCTCTACGACGTCCGCTTAAACATCTCTCCAGGATCTTCCTGCCATTGTACCGAACCCGGGTGGTTTCGTGTCTGCTTCGCTAATATGTCCGAAGACACGCTAAACCTCGCCCTGCAAAGAATAAAGGCCTTTGTCGACTCCTCAACCACCACCAACAACAACCAAAGCCGCCACCAATCtaacaaaaatcaaagaagaaagtCATTCACCAAGTGGGTTTTCCGGCTATCTTTCCGGGACAGAGAGGCCAGCGAACGATAG
- the LOC117917553 gene encoding probable pectin methylesterase CGR2 produces MSRRQVNPSRRFVDSGSIPFAGALHSKSRSSPLLSIGLVLLGAFLLVAYSYSGSGLFGRDKEAFSKVEGDFSCTLEVQRAIPILKKAYGDSMRKVLHVGPDTCSVVSKLLKEEETEAWGVEPYDIEDADGSCKSLVRKSIVRVADIKFPMPYRPKSFSLVIVSDALDYLSPKYLNKTLPDLARVSSDGLVIFAGLPGQQKAKVAELSKFGRPAKMRSSSWWIRYFVQTSLEENEAAIKKFDQAAAKKSYKPACQVFHLNSYH; encoded by the exons ATGTCAAGGAGACAAGTAAATCCCTCACGGCGCTTTGTGGACAGTGGAAGCATTCCATTTGCAGGAGCCTTACATTCAAAATCACGCTCTTCTCCCTTATTATCCATTGGTCTTGTTCTTCTG GGGGCATTCCTTCTTGTTGCTTATTCTTATAGTGGGTCAG GTCTATTTGGTCGTGACAAGGAAGCTTTTAGTAAGGTTGAAG GTGATTTTTCATGCACCTTAGAAGTTCAGAGAGCAATACCTATTCTAAAGAAAGCATATGGTGACAGCATGCGCAAAGTTTTGCATGTGGGCCCTGATACCTGTTCAGTGGTCTCTAAATTGTTAAAGGAGGAGGAAACAGAAGCATGGGGTGTAGAACCATATGACATAGAGGATGCTGATGGGAGCTGCAAAAGTCTTGTCCGTAAAAGCATTGTTCGTGTGGCTGATATCAAATTCCCTATGCCCTACAGGCCAAAGTCATTTTCTCTTGTTATTGTGTCAGATGCATTGGATTACCTTTCTCCAAAGTACTTGAACAAGACTCTTCCTGATTTGGCAAGGGTGTCCAGTGATGGTCTTGTTATTTTTGCAG GTCTTCCTGGTCAACAGAAAGCTAAAGTTGCAGAGTTATCCAAATTTGGACGGCCA GCAAAAATGCGAAGCTCATCTTGGTGGATACGGTATTTTGTTCAGACCAGCTTAGAAGAGAATGAAGCTGCCATCAAAAAGTTTGATCAGGCTGCAGCCAAGAAGTCTTACAAGCCAGCATGCCAGGTGTTTCACCTCAACTCATACCATTGA
- the LOC117917552 gene encoding GTP-binding protein At3g49725, chloroplastic, which produces MFRTISFLRSPLRSLPQSLNFITQPSLHLKPYHSPLTLPTNPSSIPPNLQFPPISILSSSFSQTPLLQKKEDPYNDASLFNRDPKSPPKLFVVQPRLRPDTLLQAKLDEAINLANSLEEQRDGYYDTELCEKGLPPHVVVQNPAVRSSKYRSDTYFGPGTVDTVKCHLNAVESKGEIDAVYVNTILSGIQQRNLERAWGKPVLDRVGLIIEIFNAHAQTKEAKLQAELAALMYKRTRLVRVRGPDGRYTFGATGETEVVSARGRGSGGRGFISGAGETELQLQRRRILERRNHLLSQIEAVRRTRALQRASRKRRGGSNGQGLATVAIVGYTNAGKSTLVSALSESDLFSDDRLFATVDPRLRSVILPSGRKVLLSDTVGFISDLPVQLVEAFHATLEEVVEADLLVHVLDSSAPDLDEQRSIVLQVLQQIGVSEEKLQNMLEVWNKIDLQEEEMGTDKYLDNGEDDVVDSLSGAEDDDMPSELSAEPVDDDDENDIVSELSSGDVQETMDDHEGDYSDGWLSGGGEGIEDDQGSPPGWKTMDDQQSESFKDRRMTEKDSCSQPQCIPHVKTSAVMGVGLQELLALIDEKLETQKVPERNYFDRKWRPPHTEDVGVAVE; this is translated from the exons ATGTTCAGAACCATCTCCTTCTTACGGAGCCCTCTCAGGTCTCTACCCCAATCCCTAAATTTCATAACCCAACCTTCTTTGCACTTGAAACCATATCACTCACCATTGACACTACCTACGAACCCATCTTCTATTCCACCAAATCTCCAGTTCCCTCCCATTTCAATCCTCTCTTCCTCATTCTCTCAAACACCATTGCTACAGAAAAAGGAAGACCCATATAACGACGCATCCTTGTTCAACAGAGACCCGAAAAGCCCTCCGAAGCTGTTTGTGGTCCAACCTCGTCTGCGGCCCGATACCCTATTGCAGGCGAAGCTCGATGAAGCTATCAACCTTGCCAATTCCCTCGAAGAACAGCGAGATGGATATTACGATACTGAGCTTTGTGAGAAGGGGTTGCCCCCACATGTTGTTGTTCAAAATCCAGCTGTTAGATCTTCTAAGTACCGGTCAG ACACATATTTTGGACCAGGGACAGTAGATACAGTTAAATGCCATCTTAATGCTGTGGAATCTAAG GGTGAAATTGACGCTGTTTATGTAAATACAATTCTATCGGGGATTCAGCAACGGAATTTGGAG CGGGCCTGGGGCAAACCCGTTTTGGATCGTGTGGGCCTGATAATTGAGATATTTAATGCTCACGCCCAGACCAAAGAAGCAAAGCTGCAG GCTGAACTAGCAGCTCTAATGTATAAAAGGACCAGGCTTGTCCGTGTTCGTGGTCCTGATGGACGCTATACTTTTGGAGCAACTGGGGAAACTGAAGTAGTTAGTGCCCGGGG GAGAGGAAGCGGTGGGCGTGGTTTTATTAGTGGTGCAGGAGAAACTGAACTTCAGCTTCAAAGACGAAG AATTTTAGAACGGCGGAATCATTTGTTATCCCAAATTGAAGCAGTTCGTCGTACACGAGCTTTGCAACGTGCTTCTCGCAAAAGGCGTGGAGGTTCAAATGGTCAGGGTTTAGCCACTGTTGCTATTGTTGGGTACACAAATGCT GGGAAATCTACATTAGTTAGTGCTCTCTCAGAGAGTGATTTGTTTAGTGATGATCG ATTATTTGCAACAGTGGATCCTAGATTGAGGAGTGTTATTCTTCCTTCAGG GAGGAAAGTGCTTCTCAGTGATACGGTGGGATTTATATCAGATTTGCCTGTCCAG TTAGTGGAAGCATTTCATGCAACCTTGGAAGAAGTGGTGGAAGCAGACTTACTAGTG CATGTGCTAGACTCCAGTGCACCAGATCTTGATGAGCAACGGTCAATTGTCTTGCAAGTTCTCCAGCAGATAGGAGTATCTGAGGAGAAGCTTCAGAACATGCTTGAAGTCTGGAATAAG ATTGATCTTCAAGAAGAGGAAATGGGCACTGATAAATATCTAGATAATGGTGAGGATGATGTGGTTGACAGTTTATCAGGAGCAGAGGATGATGATATGCCATCCGAGCTATCAGCAGAAcctgttgatgatgatgatgaaaatgataTTGTATCAGAACTGTCCTCTGGTGATGTTCAAGAGACCATGGATGATCATGAAGGTGATTACTCTGATGGTTGGCTGTCAGGAGGTGGTGAAGGGATTGAAGATGACCAAGGCAGTCCTCCTGGATGGAAGACTATGGATGATCAACAAAGTGAGTCCTTTAAGGATAGGAGGATGACTGAGAAAGATTCATGCTCTCAACCTCAGTGCATTCCACATGTCAAAACATCAGCAGTAATGGGAGTTGGCTTGCAAGAATTGTTGGCACTTATTGATGAGAAGCTAGAGACCCAGAAGGTACCGGAAAGAAATTACTTTGATCGTAAATGGAGGCCTCCCCATACAGAAGATGTTGGAGTGGCTGTTGAATGA
- the LOC117917551 gene encoding LOW QUALITY PROTEIN: pentatricopeptide repeat-containing protein At3g49710-like (The sequence of the model RefSeq protein was modified relative to this genomic sequence to represent the inferred CDS: inserted 1 base in 1 codon), with the protein MNQISWTLQRFRHLLKTCIAERDLSTGKSLHSLYIKSFIPPSTYFSNHFILLYSKCGRLAWARKAFQDISDPNVFSFNAIIAAYAKESRPLIAHQLFDQIPQPDLVSYNTLISAYADCGETAPALGLFSGMREMGLDMDGFTLSAVITACCDDVGLIGQLHSVAVSSGFDSYVSVNNALLTYYGKNGDLDDAKRVFYGMGGIRDEVSWNSMIVAYGQHQEGSKALGLFQEMVRRGLSVDMFTLASVLTAFTCLEDLSGGLQFHGQLIKTGFHQNSHVGSGLIDLYSKCGGGMSDCRKVFEEITEPDLVLWNTMVSGYSQNEEFSEDALECFLQMQRIGYRPNDCSFVCVISACSNLSSPSQGKQIHSLALKSDIPSNRISVDNALIAMYSKCGNLQDARRLFDRMAEHNXVSLNSMIAGYAQHGIEMESLHLFQWMLERQIAPTSITFISVLSACAHTGRVEEGWNYFNMMKEKFNIEPEAEHYSCMIDLLGRAGKLSEAENLIARMPFNPGSIGWASLLGACRTHGNIELAVKAANQVLQLEPSNAAPYVVLSNMYASAGRWEEVATVRKFMRDRGVKKKPGCSWIEVKKRIHVFVAEDSSHPMIKEIYEFLEEMSGKMKRAGYVPDVRWALVKDDGTRGGEKEIRLGHHSEKLAVAFGLISTKDGEPILVVKNLRICGDCHNAIKFISAIAGREITVRDAHRFHCFKEGQCSCGDYW; encoded by the exons ATGAACCAAATCTCATGGACCCTCCAACGCTTCCGCCACCTATTGAAAACATGCATTGCCGAGAGAGACCTGTCAACGGGCAAATCACTTCATTCCTTGTATATCAAGTCCTTTATCCCTCCTTCGACCTACTTCTCCAACCACTTCATCCTCCTCTACTCCAAATGTGGTCGCCTTGCTTGGGCTCGCAAGGCCTTCCAAGACATTTCAGACCCCAATGTCTTTTCATTCAACGCCATCATCGCTGCCTACGCAAAAGAGTCACGCCCACTCATTGCCCACCAGCTGTTCGACCAAATTCCCCAACCAGACCTTGTTTCCTACAACACGCTCATCTCTGCTTATGCTGACTGCGGGGAGACCGCGCCTGCGCTTGGCCTTTTTAGCGGAATGAGAGAGATGGGGCTTGATATGGATGGCTTCACTCTCTCTGCTGTCATCACGGCTTGCTGTGATGATGTTGGTTTGATCGGTCAGTTGCATTCGGTGGCGGTTTCGAGTGGGTTTGATTCTTATGTTTCGGTGAACAATGCGCTTCTCACGTATTATGGCAAGAACGGGGATTTGGATGACGCGAAGCGGGTGTTTTACGGGATGGGTGGGATAAGAGATGAGGTGTCTTGGAATTCTATGATTGTGGCGTATGGGCAACACCAGGAAGGATCAAAAGCGCTGGGATTGTTTCAGGAAATGGTTCGAAGAGGGCTAAGTGTTGATATGTTCACTTTGGCGAGTGTTTTGACTGCGTTTACCTGCTTGGAGGATCTTTCTGGTGGCCTTCAATTTCATGGTCAGTTGATTAAAACTGGGTTCCATCAGAATTCCCATGTTGGGAGTGGTTTGATTGATTTATACTCCAAATGTGGAGGTGGTATGTCAGATTGTAGAAAAGTTTTTGAAGAGATTACTGAACCGGATTTGGTTCTTTGGAACACTATGGTTTCTGGCTACTCCCAGAATGAGGAATTCTCAGAAGATGCTCTTGAATGTTTCCTGCAAATGCAAAGGATTGGTTATCGGCCTAATGATTGCAGCTTTGTGTGCGTGATTAGTGCATGCTCCAATTTGTCATCTCCATCTCAGGGAAAACAGATCCATTCTTTGGCACTCAAGTCTGACATACCTTCAAATCGAATTTCAGTGGATAATGCCCTGATTGCAATGTACTCAAAATGTGGAAATCTTCAAGATGCTAGACGTTTATTTGATAGAATGGCGGAGCATA ACGTCTCTTTAAATTCGATGATAGCGGGTTATGCACAGCATGGGATTGAAATGGAATCATTACATCTTTTCCAGTGGATGCTGGAGAGGCAGATTGCTCCCACAAGTATAACTTTCATTTCTGTCCTTTCTGCATGTGCTCACACCGGAAGGGTTGAGGAAGGTtggaattattttaatatgatgaaagaaaaattcaatattgAACCCGAAGCAGAACACTATTCATGCATGATTGACCTTCTGGGACGAGCAGGCAAACTGAGCGAAGCTGAGAACTTGATTGCGAGGATGCCCTTTAACCCTGGCTCCATTGGCTGGGCATCATTGCTTGGTGCTTGTAGAACCCATGGGAACATAGAGCTGGCAGTAAAGGCAGCCAACCAGGTTCTTCAGCTAGAACCTTCAAATGCTGCTCCTTATGTCGTGCTTTCGAATATGTACGCGAGTGCAGGCAGATGGGAGGAGGTAGCAACCGTTAGAAAGTTTATGCGAGATAGGGGTGTAAAGAAGAAACCAGGATGCAGTTGGATTGAGGTGAAGAAGAGAATACATGTGTTTGTGGCTGAAGATAGTTCACATCCAATGATAAAGGAAATTTATGAGTTCTTGGAGGAGATGTCAGGGAAGATGAAGCGAGCTGGGTATGTGCCAGATGTGAGATGGGCTTTGGTCAAGGATGATGGAACAAGGGGAGGAGAGAAGGAGATACGGCTAGGGCACCACAGTGAGAAGCTAGCTGTTGCATTTGGGTTGATCTCAACTAAAGATGGGGAACCTATACTCGTGGTGAAGAACCTTCGAATATGTGGAGATTGTCACAACGCGATCAAATTTATCTCTGCCATAGCTGGGAGGGAGATTACTGTTAGGGATGCTCACAGGTTTCATTGCTTCAAGGAAGGGCAATGCTCTTGTGGGGATTATTGGTGA